In Anopheles cruzii chromosome X, idAnoCruzAS_RS32_06, whole genome shotgun sequence, one genomic interval encodes:
- the LOC128268263 gene encoding uncharacterized protein LOC128268263 translates to MVYFNMLRYCRKKRKTPQGGAILDQVISQSASASNQCLLYKMANYKRGGDLIDAFQIGGQKAVEQLIREQFGVFMYNKGRGQIINRAEYLRWKYMDNHEVIIPIEASLSPHDPLGKWTDHQACWQMQYRGLLGESLLHVLIICDTKVHTKLARILLRVFSEQAIDVMEGEEYLGASALHLAIAYSNNELVGDLIDAGADVSQRATGRFFLPRDQQGLQPLKTTDYEGLAYLGEYPLAWAACCANESVYNLLLECGADPNAQDSFGNMILHMVVVCDKLDMFGYALRHPKLPCKNGIVNGAGLTPLTLACRLGRDEVFREMLELSAREFWRYSNITCSGYPLNALDTLMPDGSTNWNSALFIILNGTKEEHLNMLDGGIVERLLDEKWKTFARNQFLKRLLILAIHLFCLSCSVYLRPVRMFDDADDAPETGRNDAGDRGSADGDDSAYEAEAEIDLSTWIRYGFEVATVMGVLSYVVLQQGDEIKNQGLFSFLKSLGQAPAKAIFLISNILILACIPLRMIGDTETEEAILLFAVPGSWFLLMFFAGAIGLTGPFVTMIFSMITGDMFTFGIIYMIVLFGFSQAFYFLYKGHPNAEDSPFGSYFGTWMALFQTTLGDYDYADLNLTTYPNLAKTVFVIFMIFVPILLLNMLIAMMGNTYAYVIEQAEKEGMKQWAKIVVNLERAVTQDDAKRYLEEYSIGLGPSDDPRYETRGVMVIKSKSKTRARQRKGAVSNWKSVLRVTLNELKKRSMTGEELRRIMWGRSSITSPAKIAKKKRLGDDDLADPFAITAAIDVMSFTQDIVMVSTETTNLVAPALMGAAATVPSGTQQHTPVALKVPVTVPAPMAITPAPITHHSGEGEPVGPHDDRADGKHFKDPLRELVIISESTSVDENYALSVKTLAIDASTLDHVYEVGVCQQSSQSVGREQLAFSQQQLQSEQQQPQQQQQQQQNINQLALFQNPKDVVDPVKEREFLKTLEALEDTDSDVGEKPVLGKISLIRRAKSAVSRSTSHKRKSDQHPLFMIAWEDKGTAEPVEKPGAVDAKLLLLMDGGDTPCSKGPNSMAGGTEKYDEENYTVSVEELHRRMEQFHQRNRTLSHGERGDSTAPEGSRRRSKEMHGHYHAGGLARGKRNKISPDTSNESTSGGGGDGSAKMGKRMKSAPIGVGAGMTVRQRAPSDKTSEDRETGGKTSPPDPLEPWSTKNIMNINKLLDQDTAEE, encoded by the exons ATGGTGTATTTCAATATGCTGCGGTACTGTCGCAAGAAACGCAAAACGCCCCAGGGTGGTGCCATATTAGACCAGGTAATTTCGCAATCGGCTTCCGCCTCGAACCAGTGTCTGCTGTACAAAATGGCGAACTACAAGCGGGGTGGTGATCTGATCGACGCGTTTCAAATCGGTGGCCAGAAGGCGGTGGAGCAACTAATACGCGAGCAGTTTGGCGTGTTCATGTACAATAAGGGCCGAGGGCAGATCATCAATAGAGCTGAGTACCTGCGGTGGAAGTACATGGACAATCATGAG GTTATTATTCCTATTGAAGCATCGCTATCACCGCATGATCCGCTGGGCAAGTGGACAGACCATCAGGCCTGTTGGCAGATGCAATACCGTGGGCTACTGGGCGAAAGTCTCTTGCATGTGCTAATTATTTGTGATACGAAGGTGCATACAAA ACTTGCCCGTATTCTACTACGTGTGTTTTCGGAACAAGCGATTGACGTGATGGAGGGCGAGGAGTACCTTGGTGCCAGTGCTCTCCATCTTGCGATCGCGTACAGCAACAACGAGCTCGTCGGTGACTTGATCGACGCCGGTGCGGACGTCTCGCAACGTGCCACCGGGCGCTTTTTCCTTCCCCGAGACCAGCAAGGCCTGCAGCCGCTTAAAACGACCGACTACGAGGGTTTGGCGTACCTGGGCGAGTACCCGCTGGCCTGGGCCGCCTGTTGTGCGAATGAATCGGTGTACAATTTGCTGTTGGAATGCGGCGCTGATCCGAACGCACAAGATTCGTTCGGCAACATGATCTTGCATATGGTGGTCGTATGCGATAAGCTGGACATGTTTGGGTACGCGCTTCGTCATCCAAAGTTGCCGTGCAAAAATGGTATTGTTAATGGGGCCGGCCTAACGCCGCTCACGCTTGCCTGCCGGCTCGGCAGAGACGAAGTATTCCGCGAGATGTTGGAGCTATCGGCGCGCGAGTTCTGGCGGTACAGTAACATCACCTGCTCGGGGTATCCACTGAACGCACTGGACACACTGATGCCGGACGGCAGCACCAACTGGAACTCGGCACTTTTCATCATTCTGAACGGCACGAAGGAAGAGCATCTGAACATGCTGGATGGCGGTATAGTGGAGCGATTGCTCGacgaaaagtggaaaacgtTTGCCCGTAATCAGTTTCTCAAGCGTTTGCTTATTCTCGCGATACATCTGTTTTGCCTCTCGTGCTCGGTCTACCTGCGACCGGTGCGGATGTTTGATGACGCGGACGatgcaccggaaaccggccgAAACGATGCCGGTGATCGGGGTTCAGCCGACGGTGACGACTCGGCATACGAAGCGGAAGCGGAGATTGATCTGTCTACTTGGATACGATACGGGTTCGAGGTGGCCACTGTCATGGGGGTGTTGAGCTACGTCGTTCTGCAGCAGGGCGACGAAATCAAGAATCAAGGATTATTCTCGTTCCTCAAGTCGCTG GGTCAAGCTCCGGCAAAGGCTATTTTTCTTATATCGAACATTCTCATCCTGGCTTGTATTCCGCTGCGTATGATAGGCGATACGGAAACCGAGGAAGCAATTCTACTATTCGCAGTGCCCGGCAGCTGGTTTCTTCTCATGTTCTTTGCCGG AGCCATCGGTTTGACTGGACCGTTCGTAACCATGATCTTCTCCATGATCACTGGCGATATGTTTACTTTCGGCATCATCTACATGATTGTGCTGTTCGGGTTTTCCCAGGCATTTTACTTCCTCTATAAAGGACACCCGAATGCCGAGGATTCGCCGTTCGGTAGCTACTTCGGCACGTGGATGGCACTGTTCCAGACGACTCTGGGTGACTACGAC TACGCTGATCTCAACCTGACAACCTACCCGAACCTGGCCAAGACGGTGTTCGTAATATTCATGATTTTCGTGCccattctgctgctgaacATGTTGATCGCCATGATGGGCAACACCTACGCGTACGTGATCGAGCAGGCGGAAAAGGAAGGTATGAAGCAGTGGGCCAAAATTGTGGTCAATTTGGAACGAGCGGTCACCCAGGACGACGCCAAGCGTTACTTGGAAGAGTACTCCATCGGCCTCGGTCCATCGGATGACCCGCGTTACGAGACGCGCGGTGTGATGGTGATCAAGAGCAAGAGCAAAACTCGAGCCCGGCAACGCAAGGGGGCAGTTAGCAACTGGAAGAGTGTGCTGCGTGTAACGCTGAACGAGCTAAAAAAGCGTAGCATGACCGGGGAAGAGCTTCGCCGTATCATGTGGGGCCGGTCGTCGATCACATCACCGGCGAAGATTGCCAAAAAGAAGCGCCTCGGAGACGACGATTTGGCTGACCCGTTCGCAATAACGGCAGCAATCGATGTTATGTCCTTCACCCAGGACATTGTGATGGTAAGCACGGAGACGACAAATTTGGTAGCCCCGGCGTTAatgggcgccgccgccacggtgcCTAGCGGAACTCAGCAACATACGCCAGTGGCTCTCAAGGTACCGGTCACAGTCCCGGCCCCTATGGCCATTACTCCGGCACCCATCACACATCACTCCGGTGAAGGTGAGCCAGTCGGTCCACATGATGACCGTGCGGATGGCAAGCACTTCAAAGATCCGCTTCGCGAGCTGGTCATCATTTCGGAGTCGACCTCGGTAGACGAAAATTACGCATTAAGCGTAAAAACACTGGCCATTGACGCCTCCACACTAGACCACGTCTATGAAGTAGGTGTGTGCCAGCAGTCAAGCCAGTCAGTCGGCCGCGAACAGTTGGCCTTCTCACAGCAGCAACTGCaatcggagcagcagcagccgcagcagcagcagcagcagcagcaaaacataaaccaactGGCACTCTTCCAGAACCCCAAGGACGTGGTCGATCCCGTGAAGGAGCGCGAGTTTCTGAAAACGCTCGAAGCGCTCGAGGATACGGACAGTGATGTGGGTGAGAAACCGGTGCTCGGAAAAATATCGCTCATACGCCGCGCCAAATCAGCCGTTTCGCGCAGTACCTCGCACAAACGCAAAAGCGACCAGCATCCGCTGTTCATGATCGCATGGGAGGACAAGGGTACCGCCGAACCGGTGGAAAAACCGGGCGCAGTTGACGCAAAGCTGCTACTGCTGATGGACGGTGGTGACACGCCGTGCTCGAAGGGACCAAACTCAATGGCCGGTGGCACGGAGAAATATGACGAAGAGAACTATACCGTCTCGGTGGAGGAGCTGCACCGGCGTATGGAACAGTTCCACCAGCGGAATCGGACGCTGTCGCACGGCGAGCGGGGAGACTCGACCGCGCCCGAAGGCTCAAGGCGTCGATCCAAAGAGATGCACGGACACTACCATGCCGGCGGGTTGGCGcgcggaaagcgaaacaaaatatcGCCCGACACCTCGAACGAGAGCaccagtggcggcggtggcgacggcagTGCGAAGATGGGCAAGCGCATGAAATCCGCCCCAATCGGCGTTGGCGCCGGCATGACGGTGCGGCAACGGGCCCCGTCAGACAAGACCTCGGAGGATCGTGAAACGGGCGGTAAAACGTCACCGCCAGACCCACTGGAGCCGTGGAGCACAAAGAACATTATGAACATCAACAAACTGCTCGATCAGGACACGGCCGAAGAGTAA
- the LOC128278913 gene encoding nuclear transcription factor Y subunit gamma isoform X2, giving the protein MENPANPAGAASSKEKLSEAQKNIQKFWPNVMREMQAIRNVEPGNQVLPLARIKKIMKLDEDVKMISSDAPLLFAKAIEIFIHELTLRAWLHTEHNKRRTLQRSDIAMAISKYDQFDFLIDIVPRDDIKVGKKDFAEMKAGGVAGDDIQYYFQLAQQHQHALQQQHPPTATALAVAIAGVNTATTTTTATKTVAQVTNGASIVQLKRTNQSQAPSYQQIPLKLSQGLQGITFANASVVTSSSSSPSSVTANSGTNQALQLFQQVMTASGEITQIPISIPQNQLSFIRAAGVSATATTTGTGQPIFLQTTSSMQAGPAVIHTAPTGVFLSTSQFQQLQQQQTQQQQSQQHRSHHQQQQENHQQQQD; this is encoded by the exons ATGGAAAACCCGGCGAATCCTGCGGGCGCAGCAAGTAGCAAGGAAAAGTTGTCAGAAGCAcagaaaaatattcaaaaatttTGGCCTAATGTAATGCGCGAAATGCAGGCGATTCGGAACGTCGAACCTGGCAATCAGGTGCTACCGCTTGCGCGTATCAAGAAAATCATGAAACTGGATGAAGATGTTAAGATGATCTCATCAGATGCACCGCTGTTGTTCGCGAAAGCTATCGAAATTTTTATCCACGAGCTAACACTGCGAGCCTGGCTGCATACGGAACACAATAAACGCCGCACGCTGCAACGCAGTGACATCGCGATGGCAATTAGCAAGTACGATCAGTTTGACTTTCTCATCGACATCGTGCCGCGGGACGACATTAAAGTTGGCAAGAAGGATTTTGCCGAGATGAAGGCAGGCGGTGTTGCCGGGGACGACATTCAGTACTACTTTCAACTggctcagcagcaccaacatgccctccaacagcagcatccgcCAACAGCAACGGCTCTTGCGGTAGCAATTGCAGGAGTGAATACAgctacaacaacaacgaccgcTACTAAAACCGTGGCACAAGTGACGAACGGTGCTAGCATAGTGCAACTGAAGCGAACCAACCAGTCTCAAGCTCCTTCGTACCAACAAATACCGTTAAAGTTATCACAG GGTCTTCAAGGAATAACGTTTGCCAACGCAAGTGTGGTCActagtagcagtagcagcccGTCCAGCGTAACCGCAAATTCGGGTACGAATCAAGCGCTCCAACTGTTTCAGCAAGTGATGACCGCTTCGGGTGAAATCACGCAAATACCG ATTTCGATACCTCAAAACCAACTGAGTTTCATTCGGGCTGCTGGTGTATCTGCAACAGCTACCACCACTGGAACTGGTCAGCCAATATTTCTACAAACCACATCATCGATGCAAGCGGGTCCTGCAGTTATACATACGGCACCGACTGGCGTGTTTCTAAGTACGAGTCAGTTTCAGCAgttgcaacagcagcaaacgcagcaacagcaatctCAGCAACACCGATcacatcatcaacagcagcaggaaaatcatcagcagcaacaggactAA
- the LOC128278913 gene encoding nuclear transcription factor Y subunit gamma isoform X1, which yields MENPANPAGAASSKEKLSEAQKNIQKFWPNVMREMQAIRNVEPGNQVLPLARIKKIMKLDEDVKMISSDAPLLFAKAIEIFIHELTLRAWLHTEHNKRRTLQRSDIAMAISKYDQFDFLIDIVPRDDIKVGKKDFAEMKAGGVAGDDIQYYFQLAQQHQHALQQQHPPTATALAVAIAGVNTATTTTTATKTVAQVTNGASIVQLKRTNQSQAPSYQQIPLKLSQGLQGITFANASVVTSSSSSPSSVTANSGTNQALQLFQQVMTASGEITQIPVMCTSRLGTQTNISIPQNQLSFIRAAGVSATATTTGTGQPIFLQTTSSMQAGPAVIHTAPTGVFLSTSQFQQLQQQQTQQQQSQQHRSHHQQQQENHQQQQD from the exons ATGGAAAACCCGGCGAATCCTGCGGGCGCAGCAAGTAGCAAGGAAAAGTTGTCAGAAGCAcagaaaaatattcaaaaatttTGGCCTAATGTAATGCGCGAAATGCAGGCGATTCGGAACGTCGAACCTGGCAATCAGGTGCTACCGCTTGCGCGTATCAAGAAAATCATGAAACTGGATGAAGATGTTAAGATGATCTCATCAGATGCACCGCTGTTGTTCGCGAAAGCTATCGAAATTTTTATCCACGAGCTAACACTGCGAGCCTGGCTGCATACGGAACACAATAAACGCCGCACGCTGCAACGCAGTGACATCGCGATGGCAATTAGCAAGTACGATCAGTTTGACTTTCTCATCGACATCGTGCCGCGGGACGACATTAAAGTTGGCAAGAAGGATTTTGCCGAGATGAAGGCAGGCGGTGTTGCCGGGGACGACATTCAGTACTACTTTCAACTggctcagcagcaccaacatgccctccaacagcagcatccgcCAACAGCAACGGCTCTTGCGGTAGCAATTGCAGGAGTGAATACAgctacaacaacaacgaccgcTACTAAAACCGTGGCACAAGTGACGAACGGTGCTAGCATAGTGCAACTGAAGCGAACCAACCAGTCTCAAGCTCCTTCGTACCAACAAATACCGTTAAAGTTATCACAG GGTCTTCAAGGAATAACGTTTGCCAACGCAAGTGTGGTCActagtagcagtagcagcccGTCCAGCGTAACCGCAAATTCGGGTACGAATCAAGCGCTCCAACTGTTTCAGCAAGTGATGACCGCTTCGGGTGAAATCACGCAAATACCGGTAATGTGCACATCCAGATtgggaacacaaacaaac ATTTCGATACCTCAAAACCAACTGAGTTTCATTCGGGCTGCTGGTGTATCTGCAACAGCTACCACCACTGGAACTGGTCAGCCAATATTTCTACAAACCACATCATCGATGCAAGCGGGTCCTGCAGTTATACATACGGCACCGACTGGCGTGTTTCTAAGTACGAGTCAGTTTCAGCAgttgcaacagcagcaaacgcagcaacagcaatctCAGCAACACCGATcacatcatcaacagcagcaggaaaatcatcagcagcaacaggactAA